The following proteins come from a genomic window of Gynuella sunshinyii YC6258:
- a CDS encoding NAD-dependent malic enzyme yields the protein MNKKGLEILSNPRTNKGTAFTLEERQQLGLTGLLPPVVSTQQQQVNRSLANLRKKATPIDQYISLAALQKRNERVYYKILIDHIEEFMPVVYTPTVGKACQDFAINFRETNGCYISYNDRGNVEQLLQNWQEDVRLIVVTDGERILGLGDLGSNGMGIPIGKLSLYCACAGVDPAHCMPIMLDVGTDNEEAREDPFYLGLRQPRIRGEEYDAFVDEFVQAVKQRFPNALLQFEDFSTPNAVTLLERYRDQLLCFNDDIQGTAAVALAGLMAATRINGMQLKDMRFMFLGAGSAATGIGDLVAKAMQRQGLSAEEANARMVFNDSKGLVVKSRDYIKEHVRPFAADMAPMTALEALKEFRPHALIGATGRPGLITQEMVEFMTANNEHPIVFALSNPTANAECTAENAYQWSNGQAVFASGSPFDVVHINGGVKVPGQGNNAYIFPGLGLGALLSGATRINDDMLISAAETLAAEVSQKQIDLGCLYPPLKQIREVSAKIAVAVGESAQRNGLLKGDLPEQFENFVKQHQYDPSY from the coding sequence ATGAACAAAAAAGGTTTAGAAATTTTAAGTAACCCCAGAACCAATAAAGGCACCGCATTCACGCTGGAAGAGCGCCAGCAACTGGGCTTAACCGGTCTGCTGCCTCCCGTGGTCAGCACTCAACAGCAACAGGTCAACCGTTCGCTGGCCAATCTGCGGAAAAAAGCCACCCCCATCGATCAATACATCTCTCTGGCTGCGCTGCAAAAACGTAATGAGCGTGTTTACTATAAAATCCTGATTGATCATATCGAAGAATTTATGCCGGTGGTTTACACCCCAACCGTTGGCAAGGCCTGTCAGGATTTTGCGATCAATTTCCGTGAAACCAATGGTTGCTACATTTCCTATAACGATCGCGGCAACGTTGAACAGCTGCTGCAAAACTGGCAGGAAGATGTCCGTCTGATCGTGGTAACCGATGGTGAACGGATTCTCGGCCTGGGAGATCTGGGCAGTAACGGCATGGGCATTCCAATCGGCAAACTGTCTTTGTATTGCGCCTGCGCCGGGGTTGATCCCGCCCACTGCATGCCGATCATGCTGGACGTGGGAACAGACAATGAAGAAGCCCGCGAAGATCCATTCTATCTGGGCCTGCGTCAACCCCGTATCCGTGGCGAGGAATATGACGCATTTGTCGACGAATTCGTACAAGCCGTCAAACAACGTTTCCCCAATGCGCTGTTACAGTTTGAAGATTTCTCCACTCCCAATGCCGTCACCCTGCTGGAGCGTTATCGCGACCAGCTGCTGTGTTTCAATGACGATATCCAGGGCACCGCTGCGGTGGCACTGGCCGGTCTGATGGCGGCTACCCGGATCAACGGCATGCAGCTGAAGGATATGCGTTTTATGTTCCTGGGCGCAGGTTCAGCGGCCACCGGTATCGGTGATCTGGTGGCCAAAGCCATGCAGCGTCAGGGACTCAGTGCCGAAGAAGCCAATGCCCGCATGGTCTTTAACGACAGCAAGGGTCTGGTCGTTAAAAGCCGCGATTATATCAAGGAGCACGTGCGTCCTTTTGCCGCTGACATGGCTCCGATGACCGCTCTTGAAGCACTGAAAGAGTTTCGCCCGCACGCGCTGATCGGAGCCACCGGCAGACCTGGCCTGATCACTCAGGAGATGGTGGAATTCATGACCGCCAACAACGAACATCCGATTGTGTTTGCACTTTCCAATCCGACCGCCAATGCCGAATGTACGGCAGAAAATGCCTATCAGTGGAGTAACGGACAGGCCGTATTTGCCAGTGGCAGCCCGTTTGATGTGGTCCACATCAACGGTGGTGTGAAAGTTCCGGGTCAAGGCAATAATGCGTATATTTTCCCGGGCCTCGGCCTCGGCGCATTACTTTCCGGTGCCACTCGTATCAATGACGACATGTTGATTTCAGCTGCCGAAACACTGGCTGCGGAGGTTTCTCAGAAGCAGATCGATCTGGGATGTTTGTATCCGCCACTGAAACAGATTCGTGAGGTGTCAGCCAAAATTGCCGTGGCTGTGGGTGAAAGTGCCCAACGCAACGGGCTATTGAAAGGTGACCTGCCGGAGCAGTTCGAAAACTTTGTAAAACAGCATCAGTACGATCCAAGCTACTGA